In Persicimonas caeni, a single window of DNA contains:
- a CDS encoding HEAT repeat domain-containing protein has product MHSTGSYRPRGRLIVGVLVAFALAGPHFVQAQQAQSNPSAPASAEGDSTESERAESIRRQLVFALSAYHGAPTRDALDAIGAPDLVASHLRDLARTNKLRPSMRLRAVDMLGHYRDAKTVAFLGRVVDEPASVAVREPRQLELLHHHAIASFARIRGEQAVAKLAPLVVAGDLQLRLTAVTALGRFGGPAGRKRLYDLRTSIDDPVVLRTLNKYVVRPSKE; this is encoded by the coding sequence GTGCATTCGACGGGTTCCTACAGGCCCCGGGGGCGACTGATCGTGGGCGTGCTCGTCGCGTTCGCGCTGGCTGGCCCGCACTTCGTACAGGCACAGCAAGCCCAGTCCAATCCGAGCGCTCCGGCCTCGGCCGAGGGCGACTCGACGGAGAGCGAACGAGCCGAGTCGATTCGCCGCCAACTCGTCTTTGCCTTGAGCGCCTATCATGGCGCGCCGACGCGCGACGCACTCGACGCCATCGGGGCGCCCGATCTCGTGGCGAGTCACCTGCGCGATCTGGCTCGAACCAACAAGCTGCGGCCGTCGATGCGCCTGCGTGCAGTCGACATGCTCGGCCACTATCGCGACGCAAAGACCGTCGCGTTTTTGGGGCGAGTCGTCGACGAGCCCGCCTCCGTTGCGGTGCGCGAGCCCCGGCAACTCGAGTTGTTGCACCACCACGCCATCGCGAGCTTCGCGCGCATTCGCGGCGAGCAGGCGGTGGCAAAGCTGGCGCCTTTGGTGGTCGCTGGTGACTTGCAGCTTCGTTTGACCGCTGTGACGGCGCTGGGGCGTTTCGGTGGCCCGGCCGGTCGCAAACGGTTGTACGACCTGCGAACGAGCATCGACGATCCGGTGGTCCTGCGCACCCTGAACAAATATGTCGTTCGTCCGTCCAAAGAATGA
- a CDS encoding GGDEF domain-containing protein, with product MIVNSEMLQQARQGLNERDQAYLIVISGPHVGRMYKVDQNNITMGRSPKVDLQLNDVGVSRQHARIVHHGDDVFVEDLQSANGTYINGRRVTSEYQLQDGDKITLGTTTILKFTYHDKLDEDFQRQMFDAALRDGLTGAYNKKYMMNHLRSELSYALRHGTHLSMLMFDVDHFKNTNDTYGHLAGDRILAKLSELAMQSIRNEDTFARYGGEEFAIICRGIAIDQCARLGNRIRKLVEQTDFIYEGQNIPVTISVGVSGVPGVQARAPEDLIGAADEALYAAKNAGRNRVMVKRS from the coding sequence ATGATCGTCAACAGCGAGATGCTCCAGCAGGCTCGCCAGGGCCTCAACGAGCGCGATCAGGCGTATTTGATCGTCATCTCGGGGCCGCACGTCGGTCGGATGTACAAAGTTGACCAGAACAACATCACCATGGGCCGCTCGCCCAAGGTCGACCTGCAGCTCAACGACGTGGGGGTGTCGCGCCAGCACGCGCGCATCGTCCACCACGGTGACGACGTCTTCGTCGAAGACCTGCAGAGCGCCAACGGCACCTATATCAACGGACGCCGGGTCACCTCGGAGTACCAACTCCAAGACGGCGACAAGATCACGCTGGGCACCACGACCATCCTCAAGTTCACCTATCACGACAAGCTCGACGAGGACTTCCAGCGCCAGATGTTCGACGCCGCGTTGCGAGATGGGCTGACCGGCGCGTACAACAAAAAGTACATGATGAACCATCTGCGCTCGGAGCTGTCCTACGCGCTGCGCCACGGCACGCATCTGAGCATGCTGATGTTCGACGTCGATCACTTCAAGAACACCAACGACACCTACGGTCACCTGGCCGGTGATCGCATCTTGGCCAAGCTCTCGGAGCTGGCCATGCAGTCGATTCGCAACGAGGACACCTTCGCGCGCTACGGCGGCGAGGAGTTCGCGATCATCTGCCGTGGCATCGCCATCGACCAGTGTGCCCGACTGGGCAATCGCATCCGCAAGCTCGTCGAGCAGACCGACTTCATCTACGAAGGCCAGAATATCCCGGTGACCATCAGCGTGGGCGTCTCCGGCGTTCCGGGCGTGCAGGCACGTGCACCCGAGGACCTGATCGGCGCGGCCGACGAGGCGTTGTACGCCGCCAAGAACGCCGGCCGAAACCGCGTGATGGTGAAGAGATCGTAA
- a CDS encoding deoxynucleoside kinase yields MSDFFHIVEVDRSTAPKASDQSTVQLAKPVLPDNRRYIAVSGNIGAGKSSIVDFLSQRFDIQPFFEPNEANPYLEDFYDEMERWSFHSQVYFLTAKFKLHKELDASPQNVIQDRTIWEDAEIFAENLYQTGAMSERDYRTYRNLYESIQDEIRPPDVMIYLRCPVSTVQKRIAMRGREMEQNIPVEYIERLHGLYENWIEAYDLSPLVILPTDKLDYVTNLVDCHELVTAIEKYL; encoded by the coding sequence ATGAGTGATTTTTTCCACATCGTTGAAGTCGACCGCAGCACTGCCCCCAAGGCGAGCGACCAGTCGACCGTCCAGCTAGCAAAACCGGTCCTGCCGGACAACCGACGCTACATCGCCGTGTCCGGCAATATCGGCGCCGGCAAGAGCTCGATCGTCGATTTTTTGAGCCAGCGCTTCGACATCCAGCCCTTCTTCGAGCCCAACGAGGCCAACCCCTATCTGGAGGACTTCTACGACGAGATGGAGCGATGGAGCTTCCACAGTCAGGTCTACTTTTTGACCGCCAAGTTCAAGCTGCACAAGGAGCTCGACGCCTCGCCGCAAAACGTCATCCAAGATCGCACGATCTGGGAGGACGCCGAGATCTTCGCCGAGAACCTCTACCAGACCGGCGCGATGAGCGAGCGCGACTACCGCACGTACCGGAACCTGTACGAGTCGATCCAGGACGAGATTCGCCCGCCCGACGTCATGATCTACCTGCGTTGCCCGGTGAGCACGGTCCAAAAGCGCATCGCCATGCGCGGCCGCGAGATGGAGCAGAATATCCCGGTCGAGTACATCGAGCGGCTGCACGGGTTGTACGAGAATTGGATCGAGGCCTACGACCTGTCGCCGCTGGTCATCCTGCCGACCGACAAGCTCGACTACGTGACCAACCTCGTCGATTGCCACGAGCTCGTCACCGCGATCGAGAAGTATCTTTGA
- a CDS encoding MBL fold metallo-hydrolase: MSSRDIIIESLTVGPIQTNVYVVGCAETGEGVIVDAGGDPEGLLGLADEHDLKITKILQTHAHIDHVAAIPEIKEATGAPIYLHPDDMMLWQAAPQQGQMFGIPVEQLPSPDKELFDGQTIAIGKLSAEVIFLPGHSPGSVGFHIAEHSVILSGDVLFAGSMGRVDLPGSDRNQMRASLERISGLPDDTRVLSGHGPATSIGREKQLNPFLKQDW; this comes from the coding sequence ATGAGCAGTCGAGATATCATCATCGAGTCGCTGACCGTCGGCCCGATTCAGACGAACGTGTACGTGGTCGGTTGTGCCGAGACGGGTGAGGGCGTGATCGTCGACGCAGGCGGCGATCCCGAGGGGCTCCTGGGGTTGGCGGACGAGCACGATTTGAAGATCACCAAGATCTTGCAGACCCACGCCCACATCGATCACGTGGCGGCGATCCCCGAGATCAAAGAGGCGACCGGCGCGCCGATCTATCTGCACCCGGACGATATGATGCTGTGGCAGGCGGCGCCCCAGCAGGGCCAGATGTTCGGCATTCCGGTCGAGCAGCTGCCCTCGCCCGACAAGGAGTTGTTCGACGGCCAGACGATCGCCATCGGCAAACTCAGCGCCGAAGTGATCTTTTTGCCCGGCCACAGCCCGGGGAGCGTCGGGTTCCATATTGCCGAGCATTCGGTGATCTTGAGCGGTGACGTGCTCTTTGCGGGCAGCATGGGTCGCGTCGACTTGCCCGGCAGTGATCGCAACCAGATGCGCGCCTCCCTCGAGCGCATCAGCGGACTCCCCGACGACACCCGCGTGCTCTCCGGCCACGGCCCCGCCACGAGCATCGGCCGAGAGAAGCAACTCAACCCCTTCCTGAAGCAAGACTGGTAA
- a CDS encoding serine/threonine protein kinase: MASNEQTAPTTLEPGEILLDRYVVEHQVAEGGMAAIHLTHDRATGEKVAIKVLYPYYSQNPVVCTRFLDEGRIQRYLDHPNIINVYDIVEQPQLAIIMEYIDGPTLDEYLQDHGPLEPQELLSLMLPVLSAVGFAHHKGVIHRDIKPSNILLQPSASGMVPKVMDFGVAKVERGGKDLTAAGTTVGTLHYMSPEQIVGSRDIDGRADIYSLGVTIYKLCTGDVPFNASTEFALMMAQVEARPTPPSELRPEISPRLEEIILKALAKKPADRYQSVKALTSALLTLKADEPDYDDTDTDTAPLPARLLEYAMMADEIAIDRTGELDITQFQELINETKETQEQAPPQVDTLDATVQLDASRLKAHVQKDADNSQELRTTAPMDRADRSPGADKSAGAGKKSLVGVDSQERTQPLPMADADTRESQNALTADTSSEMQSLSQETTHPFHSRDADRSQPIATEDVNTQDVTRPRVVKDEQVDPEPMRARAAGQDSLTHRAPDDAKQQIEQMARGNASLSRLQLYLLLGGLLLIAGLSGAIVWAIWFR; this comes from the coding sequence ATGGCGAGCAATGAACAAACGGCACCGACCACTCTCGAGCCAGGAGAGATCCTGCTCGATCGGTACGTCGTGGAGCACCAGGTCGCCGAGGGCGGCATGGCCGCCATCCATCTGACCCACGATCGCGCCACCGGTGAGAAGGTCGCCATCAAGGTGCTCTACCCCTACTACAGCCAAAACCCGGTGGTGTGCACCCGCTTTTTGGACGAAGGGCGCATCCAGCGCTACCTCGACCACCCCAACATCATCAACGTCTACGACATCGTCGAGCAGCCGCAGTTGGCCATCATCATGGAGTATATCGACGGGCCGACGCTCGACGAGTACCTCCAAGATCACGGCCCCCTCGAGCCCCAAGAACTGCTCAGCCTGATGCTCCCGGTGCTCTCGGCGGTCGGCTTTGCGCACCACAAAGGGGTCATCCACCGCGATATCAAGCCGTCGAATATCCTGCTGCAGCCCTCCGCCTCGGGCATGGTCCCCAAGGTCATGGATTTCGGTGTGGCCAAGGTCGAGCGCGGCGGCAAAGATCTAACCGCGGCGGGCACCACGGTGGGAACGCTGCACTACATGAGCCCCGAACAAATCGTCGGCTCACGCGACATCGACGGGCGCGCCGACATCTACAGCCTGGGCGTGACCATCTACAAGCTCTGTACGGGCGACGTCCCCTTCAACGCGTCGACCGAGTTTGCCCTGATGATGGCGCAGGTCGAAGCGCGGCCCACTCCGCCCAGCGAGCTTCGCCCCGAGATCTCCCCGCGGCTCGAGGAGATCATCCTCAAGGCGCTGGCCAAAAAGCCGGCCGATCGCTACCAGTCGGTCAAAGCACTGACCTCCGCGCTGCTCACGCTCAAGGCCGACGAGCCGGACTACGACGACACCGACACCGACACGGCTCCGCTGCCGGCCCGCTTGCTCGAGTATGCCATGATGGCCGACGAGATCGCCATCGACCGCACCGGCGAGCTCGACATCACGCAGTTCCAAGAGCTGATCAACGAGACGAAGGAGACCCAGGAGCAAGCTCCGCCGCAGGTCGACACGCTCGACGCGACCGTGCAGCTCGATGCCTCGCGGCTCAAAGCTCATGTTCAGAAAGACGCCGACAACAGCCAGGAGTTGCGCACCACCGCGCCGATGGATCGCGCCGATAGGAGTCCTGGCGCCGATAAGAGTGCCGGCGCCGGCAAGAAGAGCCTGGTGGGTGTCGACTCGCAGGAGCGCACCCAGCCGCTGCCGATGGCCGACGCCGATACACGCGAGTCACAGAACGCGCTGACCGCCGATACCTCCTCGGAGATGCAGTCGCTGTCTCAAGAGACGACCCACCCGTTTCACAGCCGGGACGCCGATCGCAGCCAACCCATCGCCACCGAGGACGTCAACACGCAGGACGTGACGCGCCCCCGGGTGGTCAAAGACGAGCAGGTCGACCCCGAACCGATGCGCGCCCGTGCCGCCGGGCAAGATTCACTGACCCACCGCGCGCCCGATGACGCCAAGCAGCAGATCGAGCAGATGGCCCGCGGCAACGCCTCGCTGAGCCGCCTGCAGCTCTATTTGCTGCTCGGCGGCCTGCTGCTCATCGCGGGACTGTCGGGCGCCATCGTCTGGGCGATCTGGTTCCGTTGA
- a CDS encoding AgmX/PglI C-terminal domain-containing protein, producing the protein MSSAESEPTKKWIAAAVIAMIGGGVLVAMWSLADDPAAPSSTTSEEAAFRAFEASEPAAKQGAEGEPERDAGGDEPTADARRFQGTIVRPPPLEPSASSDSQTDAGSSADVRLWQDPVNQRVLGQKKWMAHLPDAASQEIDEELEKERPQRYPIDLTVRRSGVDVAKEIVEGCYERLLERNPQADGRLAVGFNMVADGSTARFKDVDVLVKVRLYDPAFDDCIIDELSRASFPTSEEGVMWVEYPFVFEEGW; encoded by the coding sequence TTGAGTAGCGCCGAATCCGAGCCAACGAAAAAGTGGATCGCCGCGGCGGTGATCGCCATGATCGGTGGGGGCGTGCTGGTGGCGATGTGGTCGCTCGCCGACGACCCGGCGGCGCCATCGTCGACGACGTCCGAAGAGGCGGCGTTTCGGGCCTTCGAAGCCTCGGAGCCGGCCGCCAAGCAGGGCGCGGAGGGCGAGCCTGAGCGAGACGCGGGCGGCGACGAGCCGACGGCCGACGCGCGTCGGTTTCAGGGAACGATTGTGCGCCCGCCCCCTCTCGAGCCATCGGCGTCGAGCGACTCGCAGACTGACGCCGGGAGCAGCGCCGACGTGCGTCTGTGGCAAGATCCGGTCAACCAGCGAGTGCTCGGCCAGAAAAAGTGGATGGCCCACCTGCCCGATGCCGCCTCCCAAGAAATCGACGAAGAACTCGAAAAGGAGCGCCCCCAGCGCTACCCCATCGACTTGACGGTGCGCCGCTCCGGGGTCGACGTCGCCAAGGAGATCGTCGAGGGGTGCTACGAGCGCCTGCTCGAGCGCAACCCGCAGGCCGACGGGCGACTGGCGGTGGGATTCAACATGGTGGCCGACGGCTCGACCGCGCGCTTCAAAGACGTCGACGTGTTGGTCAAGGTGCGCCTCTATGACCCAGCCTTCGATGACTGCATCATCGATGAGTTGTCGCGCGCGTCTTTTCCCACCAGTGAGGAGGGGGTGATGTGGGTCGAATATCCGTTTGTTTTTGAAGAAGGATGGTGA
- a CDS encoding LemA family protein — protein sequence MWIVAVVFLGLMVLAGIFFVSVYNKLVTKRNRYENAFSQIDVQLKRRHDLIPNLVETAKGYMKHESETLEAVIAARNKAASAEKRASQNPSDSSAMQALMGAESMLSGALGNLMVTVEDYPELKADEQMSKLMEELSSTENRIAFARQAFNDSVTSYNIDREKFPAVMVANMFGFQKATLFEIEVEEERQAPQVAFG from the coding sequence ATGTGGATTGTCGCGGTCGTGTTTCTGGGCCTGATGGTATTGGCCGGAATCTTCTTTGTAAGCGTCTATAACAAGCTCGTAACCAAGCGAAACCGCTACGAAAACGCGTTCTCGCAGATCGATGTGCAGCTCAAGCGGCGCCACGATCTCATCCCGAACTTGGTCGAGACGGCCAAAGGGTACATGAAGCACGAAAGCGAGACGCTCGAGGCGGTCATCGCCGCGCGCAACAAAGCGGCGTCGGCGGAGAAGCGTGCCTCGCAGAACCCGAGCGACTCGAGCGCCATGCAGGCGCTGATGGGCGCCGAATCGATGCTGTCGGGGGCGTTGGGCAACCTGATGGTCACCGTCGAGGATTACCCGGAGTTGAAGGCCGACGAGCAGATGAGCAAGTTGATGGAGGAGCTCTCCTCGACGGAAAACCGCATCGCGTTCGCCCGCCAGGCGTTCAACGACTCGGTGACTTCGTACAACATCGACCGCGAGAAGTTCCCGGCGGTCATGGTCGCCAACATGTTCGGCTTCCAGAAGGCCACTCTGTTCGAGATCGAGGTCGAAGAAGAGCGTCAGGCTCCCCAGGTCGCTTTCGGTTGA
- a CDS encoding M48 family metallopeptidase: MKNFFEHQDVARKNTFRLVVLFGLAVLITIVAVYFVAVIAIEGQALWLPSAHDGVTTASWFNFDALLLASIGTLALVGGGTFWKIHQLARGGGSLVCEQLGGRFVDFRTDDLAEQQLINVVEEMSIASGVSVPLLYVLDNESGINAFAAGFTPNNAAIAVSRGCLEMLNRDELQGVIAHEFSHILNGDMRMNIRMIGVLHGILMLAVTGRVLMRMAFHGSGRRSRSSRDSGGGVIWLGIIGLALFIIGYVGRFFGAIIKSAISRQREYLADASAVQFTRNPKGLSGALLKIGGYSVGSRIHSPEADEVSHLFFGDALEPSWLSSVFATHPPLKDRIRRVDPGFSGAFPKVKKPKELEQKKVEAEKPRWEIPVAGGASQPAAQMAAAGAMGLAADGGSPQASEPQARRARPRAQGQRMNLEADAVLDSMGQTSEEHVDYARGALEAIPAPIREAARDTYSAAAVVFALLMDVDPSTRHTQLEVINRELTRGLAEETRRYANQLEGLDPVHRLPLVEILVPALRQMSEGQHAMFIKILDRLIYADNRVSLFEFSLEKLLKHRLEASHGGGGRRVAQYYSLTPLRNDVVLLLSCLSWAGHSDTGGAEMAFREGTNCLKNASVKNKADLLAKSRCSFEELDGALDRISQATNGVKQQIVNATAHCVLADEEVTAEEAELLRAVCEVIDVPLPPFLPA, from the coding sequence ATGAAGAACTTTTTCGAGCATCAGGACGTCGCCCGGAAGAACACGTTTCGTCTGGTCGTCCTGTTCGGCCTGGCGGTGCTCATCACGATCGTGGCGGTCTATTTTGTCGCCGTGATCGCCATCGAGGGCCAGGCGCTGTGGCTCCCCTCCGCCCACGATGGGGTGACCACGGCGAGCTGGTTCAACTTCGACGCGCTGCTCTTGGCGTCGATCGGCACGCTGGCGTTGGTGGGCGGGGGCACCTTCTGGAAGATCCACCAGCTGGCTCGCGGCGGCGGAAGCCTTGTCTGTGAGCAACTCGGCGGTCGGTTCGTCGACTTTCGCACCGACGACCTCGCCGAGCAGCAACTCATCAACGTCGTCGAAGAGATGTCGATCGCCAGCGGCGTGTCGGTGCCCCTTCTGTACGTGCTCGACAACGAGTCGGGCATCAACGCCTTTGCGGCCGGCTTCACCCCCAACAACGCAGCCATCGCCGTGAGCCGCGGCTGCCTCGAGATGCTCAACCGCGACGAACTCCAGGGGGTCATCGCCCACGAGTTCAGCCATATCCTCAATGGGGATATGCGCATGAATATCCGCATGATCGGCGTGCTGCACGGCATCCTGATGCTCGCGGTGACCGGCCGGGTGCTCATGCGTATGGCGTTTCACGGCTCGGGCCGACGCTCGCGCTCGAGCCGCGACTCGGGCGGGGGCGTGATCTGGTTGGGAATCATCGGCCTGGCGCTCTTCATCATCGGCTACGTGGGACGTTTTTTCGGCGCGATCATCAAGAGCGCCATCAGTCGCCAGCGTGAGTACTTGGCCGACGCCTCGGCGGTGCAGTTTACGCGCAATCCCAAGGGGCTCTCCGGGGCGCTGCTCAAGATTGGCGGCTACTCGGTCGGCTCGCGCATTCACTCGCCGGAGGCAGACGAGGTCAGCCACCTCTTTTTCGGCGACGCGCTCGAGCCGAGCTGGCTCAGCTCCGTCTTTGCCACGCACCCGCCCCTCAAAGACCGGATTCGCCGCGTCGACCCGGGCTTTAGCGGCGCATTTCCGAAGGTCAAAAAGCCCAAAGAGCTCGAGCAAAAGAAGGTCGAGGCCGAGAAGCCTCGCTGGGAGATTCCCGTCGCGGGCGGCGCCTCACAGCCGGCGGCGCAGATGGCCGCCGCAGGAGCCATGGGGCTAGCCGCCGACGGCGGGTCGCCACAGGCCAGCGAGCCTCAGGCTCGCCGAGCGCGCCCGCGAGCGCAGGGCCAGCGCATGAACCTCGAGGCCGACGCCGTGCTCGACTCGATGGGCCAGACCTCCGAAGAGCACGTCGACTACGCGCGCGGCGCATTGGAGGCCATTCCCGCGCCGATTCGTGAGGCGGCGCGCGACACCTACTCGGCCGCCGCGGTCGTCTTTGCGTTGCTCATGGACGTCGACCCGAGCACGCGCCACACCCAGTTGGAAGTGATCAACCGAGAGCTCACCCGTGGGCTCGCCGAGGAGACGCGCCGTTACGCCAACCAGCTCGAAGGGCTCGATCCGGTCCATCGCTTGCCGCTGGTCGAGATCTTGGTGCCCGCGCTGCGCCAGATGTCCGAAGGCCAGCACGCGATGTTCATCAAGATCTTGGACCGACTCATCTACGCCGACAACCGCGTGTCGCTCTTCGAGTTTTCGCTCGAAAAGCTCCTCAAGCATCGTCTGGAGGCGAGTCACGGAGGCGGCGGAAGGCGCGTGGCGCAATACTACTCGCTCACGCCGCTTCGTAACGACGTCGTCTTGTTGCTGTCGTGCCTGTCGTGGGCCGGCCACAGCGACACCGGCGGCGCCGAGATGGCGTTTCGCGAAGGGACGAACTGCCTGAAAAACGCCAGCGTCAAGAACAAGGCTGACCTGCTCGCCAAATCGCGCTGCTCGTTCGAGGAGCTCGACGGCGCCCTCGACCGCATCTCCCAGGCCACCAACGGCGTCAAGCAGCAGATCGTC